A genomic segment from Ramlibacter agri encodes:
- a CDS encoding GlcG/HbpS family heme-binding protein, producing MKKAIKLELAEALHMAQAAVRKAEEIGVRESVCIVDEGGHPLALQRMDGGRITGPQIAWNKAFTASGHKRSTHLFTRAPDGPALPGNEAFGIQLSFEGRFAAFVGGYPIVVNGEVIGGIGLSGGNGEQDTQCGVAGLQALRELLEPQGYDVLVQADIKK from the coding sequence ATGAAGAAAGCCATCAAGCTCGAACTGGCCGAAGCCCTGCACATGGCGCAGGCGGCCGTGCGCAAGGCGGAGGAAATCGGCGTGCGCGAATCGGTGTGCATCGTCGACGAGGGCGGCCACCCGCTGGCGCTGCAACGCATGGACGGCGGGCGCATCACCGGCCCGCAGATCGCCTGGAACAAGGCCTTCACCGCCAGCGGCCACAAGCGCTCGACCCATTTGTTCACCCGCGCGCCGGATGGCCCGGCGCTGCCTGGCAACGAAGCCTTCGGCATCCAGCTCAGTTTCGAGGGGCGCTTCGCCGCTTTCGTCGGCGGCTACCCGATCGTCGTCAACGGCGAGGTGATCGGCGGCATCGGCCTCAGCGGCGGCAACGGCGAGCAGGACACGCAGTGCGGCGTGGCCGGCCTGCAGGCGCTACGCGAGCTGCTGGAGCCGCAGGGTTACGACGTCCTGGTGCAGGCGGACATCAAGAAATGA
- a CDS encoding aldehyde dehydrogenase family protein, with the protein MTEYRNFIAGEWCAAASGQSFERRNPADERELVGRFAASDARDVQAAISSASAAFPAWRALAPAKRAQVLTRAAAWLDAHAADLARDLTREMGKPLALAQDEIARTAQTFRFYAVEGQTHTGETFPSDDPDMVVYSQREPLGVVAVISPWNFPASIPARKIAPALITGNTVVFKPSSDAPLTGVHLAEALAAGGAPAGVLNLVTGRAGDVGSALTAAPEVRAVTFTGSTAAGEQIHRSVAFTTRTQMELGGKNPLIVMEDADLDQAVDLAVKGGFSLTGQACTGTSRILVVKQVRAAFVEKLLARMAKLKIANGLQAGVDLGPLATRKQYETVLRYLEIGKQEAKLAAGGRALTGPDHEHGFFVEPAVFTDVSPHARIAQEEIFGPVLAVIDVDGYQDAIAKANDTPYGLSAAIATRNPRYVHDFCRDIQSGTVKVNRTTTGNLTNAPFGGYKASSSSGFRESGRVGLDFFTQTKTVYRAF; encoded by the coding sequence GTGACCGAGTACCGCAACTTCATCGCCGGGGAGTGGTGCGCCGCCGCCTCCGGCCAGTCCTTCGAGCGCCGCAACCCGGCCGACGAGCGCGAGCTGGTGGGCCGCTTCGCAGCCTCCGATGCGCGGGATGTGCAGGCCGCGATCAGCTCCGCGTCCGCCGCCTTTCCCGCCTGGCGTGCACTCGCGCCTGCCAAGCGCGCGCAGGTGCTGACCCGCGCCGCGGCCTGGCTCGATGCACACGCCGCCGACCTCGCCCGCGACCTGACGCGCGAGATGGGCAAGCCGCTGGCGCTGGCGCAGGACGAAATCGCCCGCACCGCGCAGACCTTCCGCTTCTACGCGGTGGAAGGCCAGACCCACACCGGCGAGACCTTTCCCTCGGACGATCCCGACATGGTGGTCTACAGCCAGCGCGAACCGCTGGGCGTGGTGGCCGTCATTTCGCCGTGGAACTTTCCGGCCTCGATCCCGGCGCGCAAGATCGCGCCGGCCCTGATCACCGGCAACACCGTAGTGTTCAAGCCCTCGTCCGATGCGCCGCTGACCGGCGTGCATCTGGCCGAGGCCCTGGCCGCGGGCGGTGCACCGGCGGGCGTGCTGAACCTGGTGACCGGCCGCGCGGGCGACGTCGGCTCCGCGTTGACCGCCGCACCTGAAGTGCGCGCCGTCACCTTCACCGGCTCCACCGCCGCGGGCGAGCAGATCCACCGCAGCGTCGCCTTCACCACCCGCACGCAGATGGAGCTGGGTGGCAAAAACCCGCTGATCGTGATGGAAGACGCCGACCTGGACCAGGCCGTCGACCTGGCCGTCAAGGGCGGCTTCTCGCTGACCGGCCAGGCCTGCACCGGCACCAGCCGCATCCTCGTCGTGAAGCAGGTGCGCGCTGCGTTCGTCGAGAAACTGCTTGCCCGCATGGCGAAGCTGAAGATCGCCAACGGCTTGCAAGCCGGCGTCGACCTCGGCCCGCTCGCTACCCGCAAGCAGTACGAAACGGTGCTGCGCTACCTGGAAATCGGCAAGCAGGAAGCGAAGCTGGCCGCCGGCGGCCGCGCCCTCACCGGCCCGGACCACGAGCATGGCTTCTTCGTCGAGCCGGCGGTATTCACCGACGTCTCGCCGCACGCGCGGATCGCGCAGGAGGAGATCTTCGGTCCCGTCCTGGCAGTGATCGACGTCGACGGCTACCAGGACGCGATCGCGAAAGCCAACGACACGCCTTACGGCCTGTCGGCCGCCATCGCCACGCGCAACCCGCGCTACGTGCATGACTTCTGCCGCGACATCCAGTCCGGCACGGTGAAGGTGAACCGCACGACCACCGGCAACCTCACCAACGCGCCCTTCGGCGGCTACAAGGCCAGCAGCAGCTCGGGCTTCCGCGAGTCGGGCCGCGTCGGCCTCGACTTCTTCACCCAGACCAAGACGGTCTACCGCGCCTTCTGA
- a CDS encoding TenA family transcriptional regulator: protein MPELMNRDQFRAALERAIQGKSANKSPFSIAWATGRLSRAHLARWAENHYHYVGPFADYLAYIYARTPDTLTEAKDFLLSNMYEEEIGGDRHTDLLIRFAEACGTTRERVVDPDNMSPTTRGLQSWCYAVAMREDPVVAVAGLVVGLESQVPSIYRKQTPTLRDKYRFSDEEVEFFDLHIVSDEIHGERGYQIVLQHATTVELQQRCLKICEVGAQMRLLYTTALYNDYVASEIPLAELLAADSKPAPALATA from the coding sequence ATGCCCGAACTCATGAACCGCGACCAGTTCCGCGCCGCCCTGGAGCGCGCCATCCAGGGAAAGAGCGCCAACAAGTCGCCCTTCAGCATCGCCTGGGCCACCGGCCGCCTCAGCCGGGCCCACCTGGCGCGCTGGGCCGAGAACCACTACCACTACGTCGGCCCCTTCGCCGACTACCTGGCCTACATCTACGCCCGCACGCCGGACACGCTGACCGAAGCCAAGGACTTCCTGCTGTCCAACATGTACGAAGAAGAGATCGGCGGCGACCGCCACACCGACCTGCTGATCCGCTTCGCCGAAGCCTGCGGCACCACGCGCGAGCGCGTCGTCGACCCGGACAACATGTCGCCCACCACGCGCGGCCTGCAAAGCTGGTGCTACGCGGTCGCGATGCGCGAAGACCCGGTCGTGGCCGTCGCCGGCCTGGTGGTCGGCCTGGAATCGCAGGTGCCTTCGATCTACCGCAAGCAGACGCCGACGCTGCGCGACAAGTACCGGTTCAGCGACGAGGAAGTCGAGTTCTTCGACCTGCACATCGTGTCCGACGAGATCCACGGTGAGCGCGGCTACCAGATCGTGCTGCAGCATGCGACCACGGTGGAACTGCAGCAGCGCTGCCTGAAGATCTGCGAAGTGGGCGCCCAGATGCGCCTGCTGTACACGACGGCGCTGTACAACGACTACGTCGCCAGCGAGATCCCGCTCGCCGAGTTGCTGGCCGCCGACAGCAAGCCCGCCCCTGCCCTGGCCACGGCCTGA
- a CDS encoding 2Fe-2S iron-sulfur cluster-binding protein, with product MPFVTFHKHGQVFREEVKPNTNLVVRAGIKQFPYPNLSFQCGMGKCATCACRVLAGGEHLPPPNWKEKKQLGERLEQGFRLVCQLWLEHDIELVQEPQAAAA from the coding sequence ATGCCCTTCGTCACCTTCCACAAGCACGGCCAGGTCTTCCGCGAGGAGGTCAAGCCCAACACCAACCTCGTGGTGCGGGCCGGCATCAAGCAGTTCCCCTATCCGAACCTCAGCTTCCAGTGCGGCATGGGCAAGTGCGCGACCTGCGCCTGCCGCGTGCTCGCCGGCGGCGAGCACCTGCCGCCGCCGAACTGGAAGGAGAAGAAGCAGCTGGGCGAGCGCCTGGAGCAGGGCTTCCGCCTGGTGTGCCAACTCTGGCTGGAGCACGACATCGAGCTCGTGCAGGAACCGCAAGCCGCCGCCGCCTGA
- a CDS encoding 2Fe-2S iron-sulfur cluster-binding protein codes for MHVTFVPKGERQVTAPYNSNLLRVSLREQGGIPFKCGGGVCGTCKCRIVLGRENTDTVKAKERKHLSEEQLAEGYRMACQTFVLGDVAVTW; via the coding sequence GTGCACGTCACCTTCGTTCCCAAGGGCGAGCGCCAGGTGACCGCGCCCTACAACAGCAACCTGTTGCGGGTGTCGCTGCGCGAGCAGGGCGGCATTCCCTTCAAGTGCGGCGGCGGCGTGTGCGGCACCTGCAAGTGCCGCATCGTGCTGGGCCGGGAGAACACCGACACCGTCAAGGCGAAGGAGCGCAAGCACCTGAGCGAAGAGCAGCTGGCGGAAGGCTACCGCATGGCCTGCCAGACCTTCGTGCTCGGCGACGTCGCGGTGACCTGGTGA
- a CDS encoding sulfite exporter TauE/SafE family protein, with translation MTDASLFSALWPPALDAGRYAAMGLLVFGGACLQGVGGLGFSMFCAPIALLLFPELVPGPLLALGCPLALLAGLREFKAIEWGTAGYTLVGRALGAALATAVLQVLSGPTLSVVFALLILGGVALSVQGWVVRVTPAASSAAGVASGLMGTITSAGAPPLAIALQDLQPAPLRATLGCVFFIGSVMSLLALAAAGKTDAHNLLIGVLLLPWMAAGFFASGPLARRMSRTGVRRVLLTLATFSALAVLAQGLLHSQA, from the coding sequence GTGACCGACGCATCCCTGTTCTCCGCGCTGTGGCCGCCGGCCCTGGACGCCGGCCGCTATGCAGCCATGGGCCTCCTGGTCTTCGGCGGCGCCTGCCTGCAGGGCGTGGGCGGGCTGGGCTTCTCGATGTTCTGCGCGCCGATCGCGCTGCTGCTGTTTCCCGAACTCGTTCCCGGCCCGCTGCTGGCGCTGGGCTGCCCGCTGGCGCTGCTGGCGGGCCTGCGCGAATTCAAGGCGATCGAGTGGGGCACGGCCGGCTATACGCTGGTGGGCCGCGCGCTCGGCGCGGCGCTTGCCACCGCGGTCTTGCAGGTGCTTTCGGGGCCGACGCTGTCGGTGGTGTTCGCACTGCTGATCCTCGGTGGCGTGGCCTTGAGCGTGCAGGGCTGGGTGGTGCGCGTGACGCCTGCCGCCAGTTCCGCCGCCGGCGTCGCCTCCGGGCTCATGGGCACGATCACTTCCGCGGGCGCTCCGCCGCTCGCCATCGCGCTGCAGGACCTGCAGCCGGCGCCGCTGCGCGCGACGCTGGGTTGCGTGTTCTTCATCGGCTCGGTGATGTCACTGCTGGCGCTGGCCGCGGCCGGCAAGACCGACGCGCACAATCTCCTCATCGGCGTGCTGCTGCTGCCCTGGATGGCGGCCGGCTTCTTCGCCTCGGGGCCGCTGGCGCGGCGCATGTCGCGCACCGGCGTGCGGCGCGTGCTGCTGACGCTGGCCACCTTCAGTGCCCTGGCCGTGCTGGCGCAAGGCCTTCTGCATTCCCAAGCCTGA
- a CDS encoding ornithine cyclodeaminase family protein, with protein MLHITDSMIDAAVAPADAQQALLEALRSFGAGRGAMQERIRTEAGGVKVSTMGAVLPDQGFAGAKVYTTIKGQFDFVILLFSAESGRPLASLEANAITRLRTAACSVIAARRLARPDSRRLALFGAGVQGQAHAMQFSRAFPLEEIRVVDPYAPADVAARLEADCGVRVRMTDAAAAVDNADIVVTASRSTQPLFDGAALAPGTFVAAIGSSLPGTRELDDTALRRASRIVMDWSPQTLREAGDLAQAGPGCLAPDKMADLAEVVSGLKPGRAGAEEITIYKAVGVGLQDVALAGLAWQRITANGQEAVAA; from the coding sequence ATGCTGCACATCACGGATTCGATGATCGACGCCGCCGTCGCCCCGGCGGACGCCCAGCAGGCCCTGCTGGAAGCCTTGCGCAGCTTCGGCGCCGGCCGCGGCGCGATGCAGGAACGCATCCGCACCGAGGCCGGCGGCGTCAAGGTGTCCACCATGGGTGCGGTGTTGCCGGACCAGGGCTTCGCCGGCGCCAAGGTCTACACGACGATCAAGGGCCAGTTCGATTTCGTCATCCTGCTGTTCTCCGCCGAAAGCGGTCGGCCGCTCGCCTCGCTCGAAGCGAACGCCATCACCCGGCTGCGCACCGCCGCCTGCTCGGTGATCGCGGCGCGCCGATTGGCGCGGCCCGATTCGCGCCGGCTCGCCTTGTTCGGCGCCGGCGTGCAGGGGCAGGCCCACGCCATGCAGTTTTCCCGCGCTTTCCCGCTGGAGGAGATCCGCGTGGTCGATCCCTATGCGCCGGCCGACGTCGCCGCGCGCCTGGAGGCCGACTGCGGCGTGCGCGTGCGCATGACCGATGCAGCGGCCGCCGTCGACAACGCCGACATCGTGGTGACCGCTTCGCGCTCCACGCAGCCCCTCTTCGACGGCGCGGCGCTGGCGCCCGGTACCTTCGTCGCGGCGATCGGCTCCAGCCTGCCCGGCACGCGCGAGCTCGATGACACGGCCTTGCGCCGCGCCTCGCGTATCGTGATGGACTGGTCGCCGCAGACCTTGCGCGAAGCAGGCGACCTGGCCCAGGCCGGCCCCGGCTGCCTGGCGCCGGACAAGATGGCGGACCTCGCCGAGGTGGTGAGCGGCTTGAAGCCCGGCCGGGCCGGCGCGGAAGAAATCACGATCTACAAGGCCGTCGGTGTCGGCCTGCAGGACGTGGCGCTCGCCGGCCTGGCCTGGCAGCGCATCACCGCGAACGGCCAGGAAGCCGTCGCCGCATAA
- a CDS encoding GntR family transcriptional regulator translates to MDLPIPERTLGESHSPLTRMVVDTLRDRILSGAAAGGDRLVEGKLSEELGVSRMPVREALRQLASEGLVTIEPRRGAAVTQFSEEQVRELVEVRATLEGLNAKLAAKRHDAAKIEELQSILSEGVRLAETGDTLTLMRLNQRFHDALANIAANSVLRDIMRSLRDRTALLFSPLNSGRGKQNWEEHAAILRAVIDGDAELASLLATRHVYNAAQMQP, encoded by the coding sequence ATGGACCTGCCGATTCCCGAACGCACGCTGGGCGAAAGCCACTCGCCGCTGACCCGCATGGTGGTGGACACGTTGCGCGACCGCATCCTCAGCGGCGCGGCCGCCGGTGGCGACCGCCTGGTCGAAGGCAAGCTGTCCGAGGAACTCGGCGTGTCGCGCATGCCGGTGCGCGAGGCCTTGCGCCAGCTCGCGTCCGAAGGCCTGGTGACCATCGAGCCGCGCCGCGGCGCCGCCGTCACCCAGTTCAGCGAGGAGCAGGTCCGCGAGCTGGTCGAAGTGCGCGCCACGCTGGAAGGCCTCAACGCCAAGCTGGCCGCCAAGCGCCACGACGCTGCCAAGATCGAGGAGCTCCAGAGCATCCTGTCCGAAGGCGTGCGGCTGGCCGAGACCGGCGACACGCTGACCTTGATGCGGCTGAACCAGCGCTTCCACGACGCGCTGGCCAACATCGCCGCCAACTCGGTGCTGCGCGACATCATGCGTTCGCTGCGGGACCGCACGGCCTTGCTGTTCTCGCCGCTGAACAGCGGCCGCGGCAAGCAGAACTGGGAAGAGCACGCGGCGATCCTGCGCGCCGTGATCGACGGCGATGCGGAACTCGCTTCGCTGCTGGCCACCCGCCACGTGTACAACGCGGCGCAGATGCAGCCCTGA